The Amycolatopsis endophytica genome includes the window GACGAAAAGGCGCACCTCGGAAGGCGCGCCCCAGGGTCAGGAAGCGCGTGGCACCTGGCGCCCGGGCGGGGCGGACTCCAGCCACGACAGGAAGCCGGTCAGGGCGTCCGGGCCCATCGCGATCTCGATGGGCTCCCGTTCGGCGGACTCGCAACGCAGAACCGTCGCGTCCGAGGGCACCGCGTAAGCCTCGGTGCCGATCGGATCGCGACGGTCGGCGATCATCAGCGTCTCGCGTTCGAAAACCCGGTCGGCGCGGTTGCGCAGGCTCCACACCCGGTACCAGGCGAACACCTCACCCTCGTATCTGCCCATGCCGAGATGCCATCCCGCACGGGCATTGTCCGGATCCCACCGCAGCGCGACGCTCACGCCACCGTTGCGGCGCATCCGGACCCACCGCAGGCCGTACCAGACCGCGATGACGGCAAGACCGAGCAGGACGACCAGGACAACGAGGGCGATTTCCACGGCCGGCTCCCGCTCGACGCCGAATCAGACCGACTGACCGGCCGCGCGCAGCTGGGCCGCGGCCCTGGCACGCTCGGCCTCGTCGTCACCGCCGAGCGCGGACCGGGCGGCCTCGACGTCGATCTCGTCGGCCAGCTCGGCCGTCTCGGCCAGGATGCTGATCCGCTCGGCGGTCACGGACAGGAAGCCGCCATGGACGGCCGCGCGGACGGTCTCACCGTCCGTGGTCGTCACCTTGACGACGCCACCCTCGACGAGCTGGCCGAGTACCGGTTCGTGACCCGGCATCAGGCCGATCTCACCCTCGGTGGTCTGGGCGACCACGAACGTCGCCTGACCGGACCAGAGACGGCGTTCCACGGCGACAAGCTCGACGGTCATCTCAGCCACGTGGTTCTCCTTCGTTCCCGCGCCGGTGAGCGCAGTCTAATAGGTTCGCGACCGGTTACGACAACGGCGGGGTGGAAGTCCACAAAGGACACCCAACCCCGCCGTGGTCCCGACATCACTTGCCGGTGAGTTCCTTGTACTTCTTCTCGAGGTCCTCGAGGCCACCGATGCCCAGGAACGCCTGCTCCGGGTAGTGGTCGAACTCGCCCTTCGAGATCTTGTCGAACGCCTCGACGGTCTCCGACCGCGGCACGGTCGAACCCGGCTGACCGGTGAAGGTCTCCGCGACCAGCATGTTCTGCGACAGGAACCGCTCGATCCGGCGCGCCCGCTGCACGGTCAGCTTGTCCTCTTCGGACAGCTCGTCCATACCGAGGATCGCGATGATGTCCTGCAGCTCCTTGTACTTCTGCAGGATCCGGATGACCTCGGAAGCGACACGGTAGTGGTCGTCACCGACGATCGCCGGGTCGAGGATCGTCGACGTCGACGCCAGCGGGTCGACCGCCGGGAAGATGCCCTTCTGGAACACCGACCGGGAGAGCTCGGTGGTGGCGTCCAGGTGGGCGAACGTCGTCGCCGGGGCCGGGTCGGTGTAGTCGTCCGCGGGCACGTAGATCGCCTGCATCGAGGTGATCGACCGGCCCTTGGTCGAGGTGATCCGCTCCTGCAGCTCACCCATCTCGTCGGCCAGCGTCGGCTGGTAACCCACGGCCGAAGGCATGCGGCCCAGCAGGGTCGACACCTCGGAACCGGCCTGGGTGAACCGGAAGATGTTGTCGATGAACAGCAGCACGTCCTGGTTCTGCACGTCGCGGAAGTACTCCGCCATCGTCAGCGCGGACAGCGCGACCCGCATACGGGTGCCCGGCGGCTCGTCCATCTGGCCGAACACGAGCGCGGTGTCGTTGATGACGCCGTCCTCGCTCATCTCCAGGAACAGGTCGGTGCCCTCACGGGTGCGCTCGCCGACACCGGCGAACACCGAGGTGCCACCGAAGTTCTTGGCGACACGGGTGATCATTTCCTTGATCAGCACCGTCTTGCCGACGCCGGCACCACCGAACAGGCCGATCTTGCCACCCTGCACGTACGGGGTGAGCAGGTCGATGACCTTGAGGCCGGTCTCCAGCATCTGGGTGCGACCCTCGAGCTGGTCGAACGCGGGCGGCTTGCGGTGGATGCTCCAGCGCTCCAGGTCCGAGCCGTAGCCCGGCTGGTCGAGGCAGTCACCGAGGGCGTTGTAGACGTGGCCCTTGACCGCGTCGCCGACCGGCACCGAGATCGGCGCGCCGGTGTCGGTGACCTCGGCACCGCGGACGAGACCGTCCTGCGGGGCCAGCGAAATGGTGCGGACCAGGTTGTCGCCGAGGTGCTGGGCGACCTCGAGCGTCACGGTCTTGCGCAGCTCCGCGAACTCGATCTCGACCTTGAGCGCGTTGTAGAGGTCGGGCACCGCGCCCCGCGGGAACTCGACGTCGACGACGGGACCCGCAACGGAGACGATCCGCCCCTTGGTCCGGGTTTCAGTGGTGGTCATCTACTCATCACTTCCTACAGCGGCGAGCGCATCGGCCCCACCGACGATTTCGCTGATCTCCTGCGTGATCTGGGCCTGCCGGGCCTGGTTGGCCAGCCGGGTGTAGGTCTCCACCAGCTCGCTGGCGTTGTCCGACGCCGACTTCATGGCGGTGCGGCGGGCGGCCAGCTCGGAAGCGGCCGACTCCAGCAGGGCCGAAAAGATCCGCGTGTTGATGTACTTCGGCAGCAGGGCCGACAGCAGGCGGTCGGCGCTGGGCTCGAACTCGTACGCGGGCGTGATCTCGCCGCCCTGCTGGGGCTGCGCCTCCTCGCCCTCGGCCAGGTACTCGACCTCCAGCGGGGCCATCCGCTTGGCGACCGGGGTCTGGGTCAGCATCGAGCGGAACTCGGTGTACACGATGTGCACCTCGTCCACGCCGAGGATCCCGTCCTCGCCGGGACCGTTCGCATCGTCGTCCGCACCGGCGAGGAACGCCTTGGTCAGGGTCTCCCCCGCCGTGGCGGCGTTCTCGTAGTGCGGCTGGTCCGAGAAGCCGGTCCAGCTGTCGACGACGTCGCGGTTGCGGAACCGGTAGTAGTTCAGGCCCTTGCCGCCGATGACGTAGACCTGCGGCTCCTTGCCCTCGGAGCGCAGCAGCGACAGCAGCTCCTCGGTGGCTCGCAGCACGTTGGTGTTGTAACCACCGCACAGGCCCTTGTCACTGGTCACCACCAGAACGGCCGCCCGCTTGGGGTCGGGCCGCTCGACGAGGAACGGGTCGTCGAGGCTCGCGGCCCCGCCCGCCAGTGCGGAGAGCACCTTGGTGATCTCCGTGGCGTACGGGCGCGAAGCCTCGACCCGTGCCTGGGCACGGCCGATCCGCGAGGTGGCGATCAGCTCCATCGCCTTGGTGATCTTGCCGATCGATTTCGTCGCCCGGATCTTTGCCCGGAGCTCGCGAAGTTGCGCCATCAGCTATCCGGTCACTTCGTCGGGGCGGGCTTGTTGACCTTGACGGTCTCCTGCCCGACCTTGTCGGCGTCCATCGCGTCGGCCTCGGCCTCGTTCACGAGCTGCTCACCGGAGGAGGTGGTGAAGCCCTTCTTGAACTCGGCCGCCGCCGCGGCGACGCGCTCGGCCAGCTCGTCGGTCCACTTACCCTTGTCGCGGATCTCGGCGAGGATGTCGTCGTGCTTGTGGCGGATGTTCTCGAGCAGCTCGTGGTTGAAGCGAGCCACGTCCTCCACCGGCACGTCGTCGAAGTGGCCCTTGGTGCCGAGCCACACGGTCAGGACCTGCTGCTCGACCGGGACCGGCGAGTACTGCGGCTGCTTGAGCACCTCGTACAGGCGGGCACCGCGGTCCAGCTGGGCGCGCGAGGTCGGGTCCAGGTCGGAGGCGAAGGCGGCGAACGCCTGCAGCTCCTGGTACTGGGACAGGTCGATCCGCAGCGAACCGGACACCGTCTTCATCGCCTTGATCTGCGCGTCACCACCGACGCGGGAGACCGAGGTGGTGACGTCGACCGCGGGGCGCTGACCCGAGTTGAACAGGTCCGACTGGAAGAAGCACTGGCCGTCGGTGATCGAGATGACGTTCGTCGGGATGTAGGCCGAGATGTCGTTGGCCTTCGTCTCGATGATCGGCAGACCGGTCAGCGAACCGCCGCCCAGCTCGTCGCTCAGCTTCGCGCACCGCTCGAGCAGCCGCGAGTGCAAGTAGAAGACGTCGCCGGGGAACGCCTCGCGGCCCGGCGGGCGGCGCAGCAGCAGCGAGATGGCGCGGTAGGCGTCGGCCTGCTTCGACAGGTCGTCGAACACGATCAGAACGTGCTTGCCCTGGTACATCCAGTGCTGGCCCAGCGCCGAACCGGTGTAGGGCGCCAGCCACTTGAAGCCGGCCGAGTCCGAGGCGGGGGCCGCGACGATCGTCGTGTACTCCAGCGCGCCCGCGTCCTCGAGGGACTTGCGGACACCCGCGATGGTCGAGCCCTTCTGGCCGATCGCCACGTAGATGCAGCGGACCTGCTTCGACGGGTCGCCGCTCGCCCAGTTGGCCTTCTGGTTGATGATCGTGTCGACGCAGACCGCGGTCTTGCCGGTCTTGCGGTCGCCGATGATCAGCTGGCGCTGACCGCGGCCGATCGGGGTCATCGCGTCGATCGCGGTGATACCGGTCTGCAGCGGCTCGGACACCGGCTGCCGCTGGACGACCGAGGCCGCCTGCAGCTCCAGCGCCCGGCGCTCGTCCGAGGAGATGTCACCGAGGCCGTCGATCGGCTTGCCGAGCGGGTCGATGACGCGGCCGAGGAAGCCCTCGCCGACCGGGATCGACAGGATCTGCCCGGTGCGCTTGACCTCCTGGCCTTCCTCGATGTTCTCGTAGTTACCGAGGATGACGACACCGATCTGGCGCGGCTCCAGGTTCTGGGCCACGCCGAGGATGCCGCCGGGGAACTCCAGCAGCTCGTTGGCCATGGTCGAGGGCAGGCCCTCGACGTGGGCAACGCCGTCGCCGGTGTCCACGACGACGCCGACCTCTTCCCGGTTCACTTCCGGTGAGTAACTCGAGACGTAGTTCTCGATCGCGCTACGGATCTCGTCCGAGGAGATCGTCAGCTCCGCCATGTCGTTCCCGCTCTCGCTTCGTTCCTGCAGGTGTGCAAAGTCTTGTGTGGCGTCACGCCAGCTGCCGGCGCAGCGCGGCGATGCGGCCCGCGGTGCTGCCGTCGATGACCTCGTCGCCCACCCGGACGACGAGCCCGCCGCCGAGGCGGGGGTCGACCTCGACGTGCAGACCGATCGGCCGCCCGTAGATCCGGTGCAGCTGCTCGGCCAGCCGCTCCCGCTGCTCCGCGGACAGCTCGCTCGCGCTCGTGACGTACGCGACCGAACGCTCGCGGCGCTGGGCGGCCAGCTGGACCAGCTGGTCCAGGTTGAACCCGACGCTGCGGCCCGCCGACCGGCCGACGACCTGCTCGACCAGCGCGAGGGTGACGTCGTCAACCTTGCTCTGCAGCAGGTCCCGGACCAGGCGGCGCTTCGCTTCGCCGGGCGCTGTCTGGTCGGACAGCGTCTGCTCCAGCTCCGGGTTGCTCACCACGATACGGGCGATCCGGAACAACTGGTCCTCGACCGAGTCCAGCTTCCCGGCCTTCTCCGCGCTGGTCAGCAGGGCGTTGCGGCCGAGCGACTCCAGTCCGTCGACCAGTTCACGCGGACTGGACCACCGGGCCGCGACCACGGCGTCGAGCACGCGCAGGGCCTGCTCGGACACCTTGCCGGACAGCAGCGAGCGGACCAGCCGCGTGCGGGCGTCCGGATCGGACGAGGCGTCGGCGACCGCGCGGCGCAGCCCGATCTCCCTGCCGAGCAGGTCGACCACGGCCAGCAGCTCGTTGCCGAGGGCAGCCGGGTCGGCGCCTGCCCCGCCGGTGACCTCGGACAACCGGGTCTCGGCGGCGGCGAGCGCTTCCCGGCTCGCGGCGTGCAGCGTCAGCGTCTGTGTAGTCATCGGCGTTACTTCCGAGCCCCGTTACCCGCGCTCGAACCGAGCTCGGTGAGGAACCGGTCGACCGTGCCACGGCGACGGACCTCGTCCTCGAGGTGCTCCCCGACGATCCGGCTCGCCAGCTCGATCGAGTTGCGGCCCAGCTCGTTGCGCAGCTCCGTGACGATCTGTGCCTTCTCGGCCTGCAGGGCGGCGTGGCCCTGCGCGACGATCCGGGCCGACTCGTCCTGCGCCTCGGCCCGCAGCTCCTCCTTGATCCGCTCCGCCTCGAGGCGGGCGTCGTCGCGGATCTTGGCGGCCTCGGAGTAGGCGTCCTTCAGCTGGGCCTGGTACTTCGCGAGCGCCTCTTCGGCCTCGGCCTGCGCCTTCTCCGCCTTGGCGATGCCACCCTCGATGGCCGCCGTGCGCTCTTCGTACATCTTCTCGAAGCGCGGCACGGCGAACTTCTTGAGCAGCCACAGCAGGATCAGGAAGGCCACCAGGCCGAGGATGAGCTCGCTCAGGTGCGGGATCACCGGGTTCGGCGCCGCTTCCTGGGCCAGCACGATCTGGGTCTTCACCACAACGTCTCCCAACGCGTCAGGCGGACGATCAGGCAGAAGCGATGAAGTACACGACCAGGCCGATCAGGGCGAGCACCTCGGTCAGCACGAAGGTGGTCCAGGCGATACCCATGAGCTTGCCCTGGGCCTCCGGCTGACGGGCGGTGCCGTTGATGACGGCGGCCCAGATCAGACCCACACCGATACCCGGGCCGATGGCGCCCAGACCGTAACCGATGGCCGCCAGGCCCTGGTTCAGGTTGATGGTCTCAGCGGCCTGGGCGAGAACGATGCTGCTCACTTGCGTTTCCCTTTCACTCGGTCCGCTACCACGCGGATCGGGGGCTTGCGGTTGGTTTTCTTTCCTAGTGGTCCGAGGCCAGCGCCTGGCCGATGTAGTTCGCCGACAGCACGGCGAACACGTAGGCCTGGATCACCTGGATCAGCGCTTCCACGAAAGTCATCAGAATGGCGAACGCCCACGAGACCACCGAGATCGGCTTGAACACGCCACCCGCGTGCAGCAGCAGGAACTCGCCCGCGACGGTGAACACCAGCAGGATCAGGTGGCCGGCGAACATCGCGGCGAACACCCGGACCGCCAGCGTGAGCGGGTTGAGGACGAACTTCTGCAGGAACTCGATCGGCGTCAGCAGGATGTAGATCGGGCCGGGAGCGCCCGGCGGCACGGTCGCGTGCTTGAGGTAGCCGACGAAACCGTGCCGCTTGAACCCGACGTAGTGGTAGACCGGGTAAACCACCAGCAGCGAAAGCGCGAGTGGGAAACCGATGTGCGAGAAGGTCGGGAACTGGAAGACCGGGATGATCCCGAAGATGTTGTTGATCAGCACGAAGCTGAACAGTGCG containing:
- a CDS encoding F0F1 ATP synthase subunit delta, yielding MTLHAASREALAAAETRLSEVTGGAGADPAALGNELLAVVDLLGREIGLRRAVADASSDPDARTRLVRSLLSGKVSEQALRVLDAVVAARWSSPRELVDGLESLGRNALLTSAEKAGKLDSVEDQLFRIARIVVSNPELEQTLSDQTAPGEAKRRLVRDLLQSKVDDVTLALVEQVVGRSAGRSVGFNLDQLVQLAAQRRERSVAYVTSASELSAEQRERLAEQLHRIYGRPIGLHVEVDPRLGGGLVVRVGDEVIDGSTAGRIAALRRQLA
- the atpB gene encoding F0F1 ATP synthase subunit A codes for the protein MAEGDTFMPPGAGDFELPAIFLGVTKPMIMVVLSVIIIAAFFMLSSRKLKIVPGKVQFVAEYAYDFARNGIAREQIGSKDFRPFVPLVLALFSFVLINNIFGIIPVFQFPTFSHIGFPLALSLLVVYPVYHYVGFKRHGFVGYLKHATVPPGAPGPIYILLTPIEFLQKFVLNPLTLAVRVFAAMFAGHLILLVFTVAGEFLLLHAGGVFKPISVVSWAFAILMTFVEALIQVIQAYVFAVLSANYIGQALASDH
- the atpA gene encoding F0F1 ATP synthase subunit alpha, with translation MAELTISSDEIRSAIENYVSSYSPEVNREEVGVVVDTGDGVAHVEGLPSTMANELLEFPGGILGVAQNLEPRQIGVVILGNYENIEEGQEVKRTGQILSIPVGEGFLGRVIDPLGKPIDGLGDISSDERRALELQAASVVQRQPVSEPLQTGITAIDAMTPIGRGQRQLIIGDRKTGKTAVCVDTIINQKANWASGDPSKQVRCIYVAIGQKGSTIAGVRKSLEDAGALEYTTIVAAPASDSAGFKWLAPYTGSALGQHWMYQGKHVLIVFDDLSKQADAYRAISLLLRRPPGREAFPGDVFYLHSRLLERCAKLSDELGGGSLTGLPIIETKANDISAYIPTNVISITDGQCFFQSDLFNSGQRPAVDVTTSVSRVGGDAQIKAMKTVSGSLRIDLSQYQELQAFAAFASDLDPTSRAQLDRGARLYEVLKQPQYSPVPVEQQVLTVWLGTKGHFDDVPVEDVARFNHELLENIRHKHDDILAEIRDKGKWTDELAERVAAAAAEFKKGFTTSSGEQLVNEAEADAMDADKVGQETVKVNKPAPTK
- a CDS encoding F0F1 ATP synthase subunit gamma, translating into MMAQLRELRAKIRATKSIGKITKAMELIATSRIGRAQARVEASRPYATEITKVLSALAGGAASLDDPFLVERPDPKRAAVLVVTSDKGLCGGYNTNVLRATEELLSLLRSEGKEPQVYVIGGKGLNYYRFRNRDVVDSWTGFSDQPHYENAATAGETLTKAFLAGADDDANGPGEDGILGVDEVHIVYTEFRSMLTQTPVAKRMAPLEVEYLAEGEEAQPQQGGEITPAYEFEPSADRLLSALLPKYINTRIFSALLESAASELAARRTAMKSASDNASELVETYTRLANQARQAQITQEISEIVGGADALAAVGSDE
- a CDS encoding F0F1 ATP synthase subunit epsilon; amino-acid sequence: MAEMTVELVAVERRLWSGQATFVVAQTTEGEIGLMPGHEPVLGQLVEGGVVKVTTTDGETVRAAVHGGFLSVTAERISILAETAELADEIDVEAARSALGGDDEAERARAAAQLRAAGQSV
- a CDS encoding F0F1 ATP synthase subunit B yields the protein MVKTQIVLAQEAAPNPVIPHLSELILGLVAFLILLWLLKKFAVPRFEKMYEERTAAIEGGIAKAEKAQAEAEEALAKYQAQLKDAYSEAAKIRDDARLEAERIKEELRAEAQDESARIVAQGHAALQAEKAQIVTELRNELGRNSIELASRIVGEHLEDEVRRRGTVDRFLTELGSSAGNGARK
- a CDS encoding ATP F0F1 synthase subunit C — its product is MSSIVLAQAAETINLNQGLAAIGYGLGAIGPGIGVGLIWAAVINGTARQPEAQGKLMGIAWTTFVLTEVLALIGLVVYFIASA
- a CDS encoding DUF2550 domain-containing protein; translation: MEIALVVLVVLLGLAVIAVWYGLRWVRMRRNGGVSVALRWDPDNARAGWHLGMGRYEGEVFAWYRVWSLRNRADRVFERETLMIADRRDPIGTEAYAVPSDATVLRCESAEREPIEIAMGPDALTGFLSWLESAPPGRQVPRAS
- the atpD gene encoding F0F1 ATP synthase subunit beta is translated as MTTTETRTKGRIVSVAGPVVDVEFPRGAVPDLYNALKVEIEFAELRKTVTLEVAQHLGDNLVRTISLAPQDGLVRGAEVTDTGAPISVPVGDAVKGHVYNALGDCLDQPGYGSDLERWSIHRKPPAFDQLEGRTQMLETGLKVIDLLTPYVQGGKIGLFGGAGVGKTVLIKEMITRVAKNFGGTSVFAGVGERTREGTDLFLEMSEDGVINDTALVFGQMDEPPGTRMRVALSALTMAEYFRDVQNQDVLLFIDNIFRFTQAGSEVSTLLGRMPSAVGYQPTLADEMGELQERITSTKGRSITSMQAIYVPADDYTDPAPATTFAHLDATTELSRSVFQKGIFPAVDPLASTSTILDPAIVGDDHYRVASEVIRILQKYKELQDIIAILGMDELSEEDKLTVQRARRIERFLSQNMLVAETFTGQPGSTVPRSETVEAFDKISKGEFDHYPEQAFLGIGGLEDLEKKYKELTGK